The genomic segment TGGTTAATGCATGGCCTGATTCTGTGTAGGTTCCAGTGCATAGACACACGATCTAATTCATCTTGAATCAACtgcataaaacaaaatttcagGCACTCAACCTGGACTGTATCGTTGTCACAATATTGTCCTTGATCCCTCAGATCTTTAAAGAAATTCATCCACCAATTCTTCTCTGTTTTTCGTAGGAAGCTCCACCATGCCTCGATTCGCTGATTAGAGACAGAGCGTCCGTACAGAAAACTTTTCTCATAAGATAATGAATCCCCATGATCGGCTCTTAAATACCTTTGTATTTGAGCAATATGTGTATGTTCACTTCCACAATCCCCACGGATAACAGTTGCTCTATTCCCATGTTTGTAAACGTAATTGATAAAATAGGTGGCTATGACATAAGGATCGTTATTTGTGACACCAACCTTGAGCCAAAGAATACGACGGCTGTATCCGTCAATTGTTCCGTGTATACAAAAACCAAATGGTTTCAACTTATCGTAGCCGTCTAAGTGCCAGATATAGTCAGGGCCTTTCGCTCGGTATTGACGCCTTTTCAGTCTATGCTTTGAGCGTCTGTTAACACCTTCAGGATCAAGTGCTTTTAAAACTCTTCTTACTGTTTCTTGGTCTACTCTTAGTCCATAATCAATAACAAGCCTTCGGTGCATTGACCGGTAACCGATGTAACTGCCGCTTCCTTGGAGTTCGGTCTCTACAGCATCTACAACGTCATGGGCTTGACTATGTTTACCGATTTTTCTTAAATGTTTCGCTTTGAGAATTCTTTTCAACTGTCTTAAGCTAATAGATATGCCATGTAAACGACCAAGGAAACCAATAATTTCCTAATATTGAAAACCCAATCTAAAATATGCCTCTATAACTTCATCCCGTGGTAGGTCGTGAGAAGGGAGGTAGCTTGGTTCTGCCATTATGACGGGACATAAAGCAAACacatttttacctcttcccgTACTGCTTTCCACGTACAAAAAAGTAGTAGGAAAACCGCTGTACGCAAGTACGGAGTCATCTCAAGCCGCGCTAAGTGTCAATGACAGTTATAAGTGTCAATGGTAGTTATAAGTGTCAATGACAGTTATAAGTGTCAATGGCAGTTATAAGTGTCAATGGTAGTTATAAGTGTCAATGGCAGTTATAAGTGTCAATGGCAGTTATAAGTGTCAATGGCAGTTATAAGTGTCAATGGCAGTTATAAGTGTCAATGGCAGTGCTAAGTGTCAATTGACAGTTATAAGTGTCAATGGTATTTATAAGTGTCAATGGTAGTTATAAGTGTCAATTGACAGTTATAAATGTCAATTGACAGTTATTAGTGTCAATGCCAGTTATAAGTGTCAATGCCAGTTATTAGTGTCAATGGCAGTTATTAGTGTCAATGGCAGTTATTAGTGTCAATGGCAGTTATAAGTGTCAATGGTAGTTATAAGTGTCAATGGCAGTTATAAGTGTCAATGGCAGTTATAAGTGTCAATGGTAGTTATAAGTGTCAATGGTAGTTATAAGTGTCAATGGCAGTTATAAGTGTCAATGGCAGTTATTAGTGTCAATTGACAGTTATAAGTGtcaatggcagttctaagtgTCAATGCCAGTTATAAGTGTCAATGGCAGTTATAAGTGTCAATGGCAGTTATAAGTGTCAATGGTAGTTATGAGTGCCAATGGCAGTTATAAGTGTCAATGGCAGTTATTAGTGTCAATGGCAGTTATAAGTGTCAATGGCAGTTATAAGTGTCAATTGACAGTTATAAGTGTCAATTGACAGTTATAACTGTCAATGTAAAAGAAATAGCGTGACATTAAATAAAGTGCAGAACATGGCCCTTATACGCCACCGTAGTAAACAGCGAATTCGGCTCTCTCTTCTACTTCTCCCCGCACTTTAATCCctgcaagttgacaaaaatagctttgaaaacaCATAAGACACGATGTACCCACCGAAGAGAGCACCGCTTTATCTTATCAATTCcaagtttttgtattttgagctGGATTCGTTCtgtttccattcaacaaccGAACTCGTAGTTATCTATGATTTTCTACgcgcgtcggatctatgaatggGGATTCGATGCATGAAATTTCCGTAGGAATCAATTTTCCGTCTATTGAGCTTCTCCTTTTAGGTTAGCAAGATAATTAAATTCTCATTGCGATTCGCCCAATTGCCGACATTGATGCTAATCGCCATTGCTACCAAATTGTGTAAAGCGAATAGCGACCGCATATCCTACCGACCTGTGTATAGTGACCGCATATCCTACTGACCTAAGAATAGTGACCGCATATCCTACTGACCTGAAAATAGTGACCGCATATCCTACCGACCTGAGTATAGTGACCGCATATCCTAACTACCTGAGTATAGTGACCGCATATCCTACTGACCTGAGTATAGCGACCGCATATCCTACTGACCTGAGTATAGTGACCGCATATCCTACCGACCTGAGTATAGAGACCGCATATCCTACCGACCTGTGTATAGTGACCGCATATCCTACCGACCTGAGTATAGTGACCGCATATCCTACCGACCTGAGTATAGTGACCGCATATCCTACCGACCTGAGTATAGTGACCGCATATCCTACCGACCTGAGTATAGTGACCACATATCCTACTGACCTGAGAATAGTGACCGCATATCCTACCGACCTGGGTATAGTGACCGCATATCCTACCGACCTGAGTATAGTGACCGCATATCCTACTGACCGGAGAATAGTGACCGCATATCCTACCGACCTGAGTATAGTGACCGCATATTCTACTGACCTGTGTATAGTGACCGCATATCCTACCGGGCTGGCAATAACCGGGGTACTTGCCATAACTGTAGTAGTTTACTTCTCTGTGCCATCTCTCAACCCGGGACTCGGGGTCGGCCATTTTGCCGTACTCCCGAGCTAAATTCTGACCTAGAACAAAAATACGAAGTTACGTAGTATGCACATATGCACTTATGTATATTTCTGTCGATATTAGCATTACTGGAGATTTCCCGTTTACGCATCTCCAGAAAACGTGATGGGATGTAACCCAGTGCCCCTAGCACTCGTAACGCACCGAGTTGATCGTCTCTCCTCGCGACCTTTGGCTCGTTTGGGTAAGCGCTGCCAAACCGAACAAAGCCGTGAGCGTAGTCGCACTGGTTCGTCCACATTTGAGCAAGGCTTGCTAGGTCCTCATCCCAGACCTAAAAGGAAAAGGGAAAATAAGGGGGAGGTGGGGGGTTCAGTCTTGCATGTCTTTTTactcacccccacccccctttcaCTTTTCTAACGGTCCGTCCCTTACGCGCCGTAGCGTTCTTTACCAGTAAGAGAGGAGGACTTGGCTCGGCTAGGAAAACTTTCCCCTGGTGTCGACATTCTCATGGCACCTCATTAATTTAACCGTAGAAATGCGGGGCGCAAAGTGCTGCTGGGGCGTTGGCCCGCTGTTGAAAGGTTGTACCACtggttatatattttttcagtgACAGTGCTGACACTAGGTCAATATGATTGCTAACGGCGCGGTGCATCAGTCCGTCGCGTACAGTGCTTACAGAATTTGTTTTTACCATGTATTCCATGTTAGCCGCAGGGGGCTTGACGGAGCCTCGGAACTTGTTATGCTCGTCCAGCATCTTCTGTTTTTGCTCTGTTGTCAGTTCGGATAGTGCATAATCCATGGCCCGAGGCTCAGGCCTGTTGATGTTAGCTCCCAAAACGCCTCGGTGAATTGTTATTCCCACACAGCAAAATAAAACCACTATTTCGTAACCTGAAGGCTGCATACTGGGGGAGTGAAATGACAGCAAAACGTTTGACCGTCTTTTGCTACCCTGAATTTATTTGTACAATGTACACAATTGAACAGCAAATCTAGGAATCCAGCTTCTCGATCTTGATGTCAAAAGTAGCCAAGCGTTTTAAGTATCGTAGAAAATACTGAtctgtttttcctttttatatgttttcttGAGGCGACTCCAATCCAGGTCTTGCTTCCGTCGCCATTGCTGACCTGCTAGTTTCGAATCTTCCGCATTCTCCAGATTGACAGAGTTATAGTTATGGTTATGTACAAAAACGTCTCGTCCCCCAGTTCTTGTGATTTCTGGGTAAATATATTTGTGTACGTAAATGACATAATTATCGGTACAAAGGCGGGACTATTTGATCTTTCACTGGTGTTATTTTGGGTCACAGATCTTGGCAaagccaaattcaaacaatTTTTGCCTTTGTACCTCTGTCTTAATTACAAGTGtaaataaattttgaaagttttGTCTAAATAAAGACGGCTTTTGAGTTTATTTGGTTATACTACGGCGAATAATGCATCTTACAATGTAATCGTAGATTTTGACAAAATACCAGAATAACCTGCCATGGGTACTCGAAAGTTCAAAGCGTAGCTAAACCTACCAGCATTTTATTGCACTAAAAGTGACCCCAGCGCTCTGGCGCGCGTttccccccaccccttacCTGCCATGTCGATCTTAGCTCTGTCTGCAAACATGG from the Nematostella vectensis chromosome 4, jaNemVect1.1, whole genome shotgun sequence genome contains:
- the LOC116611723 gene encoding uncharacterized protein LOC116611723, whose amino-acid sequence is MHRRLVIDYGLRVDQETVRRVLKALDPEGVNRRSKHRLKRRQYRAKGPDYIWHLDGYDKLKPFGFCIHGTIDGYSRRILWLKVGVTNNDPYVIATYFINYVYKHGNRATVIRGDCGSEHTHIAQIQRYLRADHGDSLSYEKSFLYGRSVSNQRIEAWWSFLRKTEKNWWMNFFKDLRDQGQYCDNDTVQVECLKFCFMQLIQDELDRVSMHWNLHRIRPCINQETPPGRTDVLYYLPELNDFNRRCRKEVCLDDVKDILHVLQNHDNPSVTLTLVSRNPSVTITLVSR